Genomic DNA from Orcinus orca chromosome 6, mOrcOrc1.1, whole genome shotgun sequence:
TCTGGGGTGGAAGAACTTAAGAGATCATCTAATCCAATAACCCTGAGAGGCCAGGGTCTAACAGAGAGTTGGGGGGTGAGCAGTAATTAGGACCCAGTCCTCTAGTGCCTGGTCATGTGTCTCCTGATCTCTTTCCCAGGCCCTTCCTCACCCCATgctccctcctgctgccctgCTCTGTACCAAGTTTGAGTTCATACCAGGTTCCTGGAGACTGATGCTCTCTCCGCACACTGTCCGGTCCCCACATCCCACAGAAGGAGGGTGTTGTCACGAGAGCCAGTGCATAGCTGTGATGTGTCTTTGGAAACAGTGGCAAGAAGACGGTCCATGAGATAGGCCTGGAACAGGGCTTTTCAGAAAGTACAACGGTGTTGGGAAGAGATCAGCTAGCTTTACCTTACCTGGACTCACAGCCAATCCAGTGACCACCATGCTGTGGCCGGAGAACTGCTGCCTTGGTTGCGAGGAGCCTTGCAAGTCCCACATCATGACCATCTTGTCGCGAGAGGCACTGAAGAACTGGCCTGATTTGTGAATACAAGCTATCTGCTCAAGAAAAAAAAGCTCCAGTGTGTTTGTTTCATTGGActtgaaaatgggaaaaagagcTGGAGATAAGAGTGCTAGAGCCTGGAGTTCTTTCTCAGGCTGGTTCCAAATGCACTGTACCTGGTAGGTAAGTATATTCTGTGCTGTGTGATTGTCGCTGATGCCTAGTTTCATTATGATGGAGTTTGCTTGTGAATTTTTAGTTCATTTAGGTGGACTTCAGAGAGGCGAGTTATATAAATTGACATTACCATTTTCACTGGAAGCTCAGTCTACTATGTAACGCTctttaacaaattaatttttatttaactgttgttggctttttaaacatttccccAGCTAGGCTAAAAGGTTCCTGAGCATGGAGAGTTTGTCATTTCCCTAGCTATAGTAAACACTCAGTAAGCCTTCAATACAAGACCCTGTTAGCTAGGATAGGTCAGGGAGAGTTAATCTCAGCCTTCTCTATTTCCCACTCGGGCTATGAAGGGCttaataatgaaacaaaaatttagtCTACTATACCTGCAACAATAGCTAGTGAatggtttgctttgcttttcctggAGTAGGGCTTCACACCGTCAAATGAAGCCCCAGCATTTTTCCTTAACACTGAATATTCAATCACTCTTACTACCTAGAGCTATTAGACATTCCTTTATTCAATTCCAAATTCCCTCCATGATAATAATCATATGACAATTACCTTTGTGATTTCACGCTCATGTCCTTTCAACCTTTTCACCACATTTCCAGTTCTCCAGTTATAGGCCACAACCGTCTGCAGAGAGTCATTAGAATATTTTAGTTGAACTGAATTTTAGTTGAACTGAAACAACAAGGCTTTACCTCATTCTCTACCTAATTTCTCCCTATCAAGGTTTTATTGTTGCTCGGTCCTTATGCCCCCCTACTTTGAGTTCTTCTGTCTCTCCCCAAGCCACTGGGCCACTCCTCTGAACCTTACTGATGGGCTTGGGATAACACTCCCCTGGGGGAACTGATTTAGGTTGAGGTTCTTCTGGTTGTAGATCCTGAAGGAAAATCTACATGGGATtagattttttcccctaaaactgtatcatactttttcttttttttcaaatttaccatcttaatcatttttaggtgtacagttcagtagtgttaaaagtatagtcacattgttgtgaaacagatcctttttttaatttcaaaatatctcATCCATATCCCATCTGCCAGAGAGAATCATTGTTAAAATTTCCTTCCATCCTTTTTCCAGGTacatacttttctattttattgtatttctccCCCTAAACAGGATTTCAGAGCATTCTCTGGCCCAGTCTCTGTAGTTCATTGCTAGGGAATAAGGAGCGTGTTAGCACTTGACCTAATTAAATCCCAGTTTATTAATCTGCAAAACAGAGGATAACCCTTCCTCTATCTACCCCTCACAGGTGAGgatcatatatataaaatttcatacGTCTAAGATGAtatagatgttaaaacaaaatgcTGCTAATTAAATGGTGATATCATCAATTTTTAGATGCATCCCGATTTCAGAGGTGTTAAAATGCAGAAATGTGCATCTTAGAATCAAGGAAATACAGtatgaaaatggaatttgaagatTCTAAATGGCTACCGAAAATTAGAGGCATTATTTATCACAAAATAATCAACATTTTTGCCAGCAAGAGCCTAGATCTGAGTGCTACAATAGATCCAAATATGAGGGAGAGAAAGCAAAGAGATTTAGTGACAATGGGAGGAATCACGATGCACACCAAAGTAGACATTTTGGCAGAAGAGAGGCATAAAAGAAACTAGAAGTTTCCTTTTGCTGCTATAACTCCTGTGTCTGCAGGTAGGTTACAAATGGACGGGCTGGAATAAGGATACTTGTCATTCATAAAAATCATGTGGGTGGTCTGGCAGAGTACCAAGCGTCTTACCATTCAGTCCTCGCAACGGTCCTGTGCAGTTGGCATTACTATCCCCACTTAATAGATAAGGAGACTGAAGCTCAAGAGAATTAAAAGACTTGCCCAAAGTAATACAAAGTTGCAGAGCAGGAATTTAAACCCAGTCTTTCTAACTCTAAAGCCCATATTTTTAACACTACTCAACGTTGCTGCTAGAAATGCAGGGTTCCCTTCCGTTCCCTTCTCTGCAATAAGCTGGTTCCCTGGGAAGCACTGCACACCCCACCTTATCTTTTCCTCCGGAGACACAGAGGTCTGAGTTCAGAGCAGCAACAACAGAGACGGTATCCACGTGGGCTGGGCTATACTCTTGAAAAGCTTTAGTTTGAGTTCTCTCGTCTCTAAATCCATCGGGCCTGCTAAAGAGAGGATGGAAAATGAGGGGCCCAATGGTATAGAGTGCACAGTGGAGCAAGGGGAAGAAGAGTGTGGGTTATGGTAGGAATTCAGGCCAGGCTGAGGAGAAAGATAGAAAAGGAGTAGAGAAAGGAGACATGCTGACATCACCAGAAATGGTATTATTAACTCTGTAAATGCTCAGAATGAGTGAATGACTGGAATCTGATAAAGGAAGAAGCCCAGAGTCTTTGCTCACTCTAGAGATGATTCCCAAAGATGTAGGGCCCCTCTCTCTGTGGCTGCAGATACTACCTACTAAGATGTTTCTTATCCAAAAGGAAACAGACCAAACTGACTGTTCAGGGAAGGTCATCAGTGATGGCTCTGGGCCTTCTCTTTCTTTAGGGGAGAATTGTAATGCGGCGTAAAACTTGGGATCCCACTCAAGGGAGGGCTGCTGTACCTGTATTTATAATTGCTGTATTTGAGTTTGCTCTGCAGTTTCCCCATCACTGCACAGAACCTGCATGAGACCTTCTGGGGACGAGCTCGTTTCAGATGGCACCCGAATAGCATCCCACGTGGCtgctggaagttgtgttccctgTTTAGTAAAAAGAAGAATACACACTGTTAACTGTGTTAGGCACAATAATGGTAGGTAGTATGGTTATGTAAAAAtcctttttttgaaaaagacaaaCTGTAGGTATttgctttcctcctttttctgCCTCACTCTTATGGCCCTGGGAATGCATCCTCCAATACAGCATTAgcagataaacaaaagcaaaaacaaaactaattttgaaaatattaagatGTTCCCCAGTAAGTCAA
This window encodes:
- the WDR31 gene encoding WD repeat-containing protein 31 isoform X1, yielding MLFGCHLKRARPQKVSCRFCAVMGKLQSKLKYSNYKYSRPDGFRDERTQTKAFQEYSPAHVDTVSVVAALNSDLCVSGGKDKTVVAYNWRTGNVVKRLKGHEREITKIACIHKSGQFFSASRDKMVMMWDLQGSSQPRQQFSGHSMVVTGLAVSPDTSQLCTGSRDNTLLLWDVGTGQCAERASVSRNLVTHLCWVPREPYILQTSEDKTIRLWDSRGLQVAHVFPAKQHIQTYCEVSEDGHKCISCSSGFGGEGCEATLWDLRQTRNRICEYKGHFQTVASCVFLPRALALMPMIATSSHDCKVKIWNQDSGACLFTLSLDGSGPLTSLAVADTVSLLCASFSRGIRLLRVDDSRGLELQEVAGF
- the WDR31 gene encoding WD repeat-containing protein 31 isoform X2 — protein: MLFGCHLKRARPQKVSCRFCAVMGKLQSKLKYSNYKYRPDGFRDERTQTKAFQEYSPAHVDTVSVVAALNSDLCVSGGKDKTVVAYNWRTGNVVKRLKGHEREITKIACIHKSGQFFSASRDKMVMMWDLQGSSQPRQQFSGHSMVVTGLAVSPDTSQLCTGSRDNTLLLWDVGTGQCAERASVSRNLVTHLCWVPREPYILQTSEDKTIRLWDSRGLQVAHVFPAKQHIQTYCEVSEDGHKCISCSSGFGGEGCEATLWDLRQTRNRICEYKGHFQTVASCVFLPRALALMPMIATSSHDCKVKIWNQDSGACLFTLSLDGSGPLTSLAVADTVSLLCASFSRGIRLLRVDDSRGLELQEVAGF